The following coding sequences are from one Nitrospirota bacterium window:
- a CDS encoding TonB-dependent receptor, protein MSWNRIRQRCGVSARIRNLALALLLLGLSPGAQILAQEPTAQSGSAAEPSEREKHLRKELQRILEELDQLQQVPPEGDRRTPEGTSIIKGRVEPEEPGVAPELDLTDISIISGKPQKRAEGVTISATERSETTEQPTRHFRESLESLPGVVVRQGNGPRDFNINIRGQGAKQTFGIRNLKMYEDGISQTQSDGLSRLDLHDPWFMEGVEVERGACSSRYDNYCLGGMVHFKTRRGSDIDGLEMLNAGGSYGFHKHALAYGKNSGNVDIAYFGSYVGEDGYIQHSNYWTTTVNLNMRFRIDDKQTFYFKAINNDVWARVPLRLTVGQFQANSRQAGGGTAISPQTANSLD, encoded by the coding sequence ATGTCGTGGAATCGTATCCGACAGAGATGCGGCGTATCGGCTCGTATTCGGAATCTGGCGCTGGCCCTGCTCCTGTTGGGCCTGAGCCCAGGGGCGCAGATTCTCGCGCAGGAACCGACCGCGCAGAGCGGGTCGGCGGCCGAACCCTCCGAGCGGGAAAAACATCTGAGAAAAGAGCTGCAAAGGATTTTGGAGGAGCTGGACCAACTCCAGCAAGTCCCACCTGAAGGCGATCGTCGGACGCCGGAAGGCACCAGCATCATCAAAGGCCGGGTAGAACCGGAAGAGCCGGGCGTAGCGCCGGAACTGGATTTGACGGACATCAGCATCATCAGCGGGAAGCCGCAGAAGCGGGCGGAGGGCGTGACGATCTCCGCCACCGAACGGAGCGAAACCACCGAGCAGCCCACCCGGCATTTCAGGGAATCCTTGGAGTCCCTGCCAGGCGTGGTGGTCCGGCAGGGAAACGGTCCGCGCGATTTCAATATCAACATCCGCGGCCAGGGGGCGAAGCAAACATTCGGCATCCGCAACCTCAAGATGTACGAGGACGGAATCTCGCAGACCCAGTCCGACGGCCTGTCCCGGCTGGACCTGCACGATCCCTGGTTCATGGAAGGAGTGGAAGTGGAGCGCGGCGCCTGCTCTTCACGGTACGACAATTACTGTCTCGGCGGCATGGTCCACTTCAAGACGCGTCGCGGCAGCGACATCGACGGCCTGGAAATGCTGAACGCGGGCGGCTCCTACGGCTTTCACAAGCACGCGCTGGCCTACGGGAAAAACTCCGGCAACGTGGACATCGCCTACTTCGGCAGTTACGTCGGCGAGGACGGATACATCCAGCACAGCAACTACTGGACCACTACCGTCAACCTCAACATGCGTTTCCGCATCGACGACAAACAGACGTTCTATTTCAAGGCAATCAACAACGACGTCTGGGCCAGGGTGCCCCTCCGATTGACGGTCGGACAGTTCCAGGCGAATTCCCGGCAGGCCGGCGGCGGCACGGCCATTTCGCCCCAGACGGCCAACTCGCTGGAT
- a CDS encoding tetratricopeptide repeat protein, which translates to MTRETIQRREGGLASAAFLGGLLLVLSAPVFAEPVKPDPARQAYEQGVKLYREGNYPAAIETLTKALRLNPNHPGALYSLGHIYDGQGKAKDARALLERLTKIDPGHADGWYLLGRLAEKENRLKDAMDGYRMAIAAKPDLVDAHYNLGFVYLSQERREEAAKQFKEVLRLNPDYAEAHMNLGVIYTAQGKLDEAEKEYEAAITLKPTLAEAHYNLGIFFELHRKDVGKALAQYRRYLELGGTDERVERIVHQLGGSQGGRNQGGGK; encoded by the coding sequence ATGACGCGAGAAACCATACAGAGGCGTGAAGGGGGCCTGGCGTCGGCGGCGTTTCTGGGGGGGCTGCTCCTGGTCCTCTCCGCACCGGTTTTTGCGGAGCCCGTCAAACCCGATCCGGCCAGGCAAGCCTACGAACAGGGGGTGAAACTCTACAGGGAGGGGAATTACCCGGCGGCCATCGAGACCTTGACGAAAGCCCTGCGGTTGAACCCGAATCATCCCGGCGCGCTGTACAGCCTGGGGCATATTTACGACGGTCAGGGCAAGGCGAAGGATGCCCGCGCTTTGCTGGAGCGGCTCACCAAGATCGACCCGGGCCATGCGGATGGTTGGTACCTGCTCGGCCGTCTCGCGGAAAAGGAGAACCGGCTGAAAGACGCCATGGATGGCTACCGGATGGCGATCGCGGCCAAGCCGGACCTGGTCGACGCGCACTACAATCTCGGCTTCGTCTACCTGAGCCAGGAGCGGCGGGAAGAGGCGGCCAAGCAATTCAAAGAGGTGCTCCGACTGAATCCGGACTATGCCGAAGCGCACATGAATCTCGGCGTGATCTATACGGCCCAGGGCAAGCTGGACGAGGCGGAGAAGGAGTACGAGGCCGCCATCACCCTGAAGCCGACGTTGGCCGAGGCCCATTACAACCTGGGGATCTTCTTCGAACTGCACCGCAAGGATGTCGGGAAGGCACTGGCCCAGTACCGGCGGTATCTGGAGTTGGGCGGCACCGACGAGCGGGTCGAGCGCATCGTCCATCAGTTGGGGGGGAGCCAGGGCGGGCGCAACCAGGGCGGCGGAAAATGA
- the secA gene encoding preprotein translocase subunit SecA, with amino-acid sequence MIVKLLNALFGSKNEREIKRLRPVVDQINALEASLTPLSDQALREKSEEFKKRLADGLPLDDLLPEAFAVCRESSRRCLNMRHFDVQLLGGMVLHQGKISEMKTGEGKTLVATLPLYLNALAGKGAHLVTVNDYLAKRDAQWMAPLYHSLGLSVGVIQHDASFLFDPTYDAEDKRLQHLRPCSRPEAYRTDITYGTNNEFGFDYLRDNLIVSDIGQCVQRELNFAIVDEVDSILIDEARTPLIISGPTDETTDLYYRINAIIPQLKIERDYTIEEKTKTAALTDDGNARVEKLLGVDNLYDLAHLDLVHHVVKALQAYAIYKRDVDYVVKDGEVIIVDEFTGRLMPGRRWSDGLHQAVEAKEGVKIANENQTLASVTFQNFFRMYKKLAGMTGTADTEASEFAKIYNLDVNVIPTNRQMVRKDYADVIFRTEKEKFDAIVEEIKDCYERGQPVLVGTISIEKSERLAGHLKRHGIKHNVLNAKYHEKEAEIIAQAGRKQAVTIATNMAGRGTDILLGGNPDFLFKRILYGGEELTEERKKQIFDEIKADCEQDKQAVMAAGGLHILGTERHESRRIDNQLRGRAGRQGDQGSSRFYLSLEDDLLRIFASERISNLMLKLGMEEGVPIEHGMVTKAIENAQKKVEAHNFEIRKQLLEYDDVMNKQREVIYQHRRAILTGENLSEEVAQMMAEVIGGLVDVYCPAEQYPEEWDFAGLSEALQAQFGLDLFNQQPDAAGNGDTLDLKTLGREALLDELRERAERAYQAKERSLGSDLLRYLEKMLLLQVIDHHWKDHLLGMDQLRDGIGLRGYGQKDPLLEYKREGFDMFSGMMARIQSDALERLFRVQAVKGEMPEPQAPPPPPPVRLTLNRGEEPVAPQTAHRTADKVGRNDPCPCGSGKKYKKCHGQ; translated from the coding sequence ATGATCGTCAAGCTCCTCAACGCGCTCTTCGGCAGCAAGAACGAGCGCGAAATCAAACGCCTCCGGCCGGTGGTGGATCAGATCAACGCGCTGGAAGCAAGCCTCACGCCGCTGTCCGACCAAGCCCTGCGTGAAAAAAGCGAGGAGTTCAAAAAGCGCCTGGCCGATGGGCTGCCCTTGGACGATTTGCTCCCGGAAGCCTTCGCGGTCTGCCGGGAATCCTCCCGCCGCTGCCTCAACATGCGGCACTTCGACGTGCAGTTGCTGGGCGGCATGGTGCTGCACCAGGGCAAGATCTCCGAGATGAAGACCGGCGAGGGCAAGACCCTCGTCGCCACGCTGCCGCTGTATCTCAATGCGCTGGCCGGCAAGGGCGCGCACCTGGTCACCGTCAACGACTACCTGGCCAAGCGCGACGCCCAGTGGATGGCGCCGCTCTACCATTCCCTCGGCCTCTCGGTGGGCGTGATCCAACACGACGCCTCGTTCCTGTTCGACCCGACGTACGACGCGGAGGACAAGCGCCTGCAGCACCTGCGCCCCTGCAGCCGCCCCGAGGCCTACCGGACCGACATCACCTACGGCACCAACAACGAGTTCGGGTTCGACTACCTGCGCGACAACCTGATCGTGAGCGACATCGGCCAGTGCGTGCAGCGCGAGCTGAACTTCGCGATCGTGGACGAGGTGGACAGCATCCTGATCGACGAGGCCCGCACCCCGCTGATCATTTCGGGCCCCACGGACGAAACCACCGACCTCTACTACCGGATCAACGCGATCATTCCGCAGCTCAAGATCGAGCGCGATTACACGATCGAGGAAAAGACCAAGACCGCGGCGCTCACCGACGACGGCAACGCGCGCGTCGAGAAGCTCCTGGGCGTGGACAACCTCTACGACCTGGCGCACCTGGACCTGGTCCACCACGTCGTCAAGGCGCTGCAAGCCTATGCGATCTACAAACGCGACGTGGACTACGTGGTCAAGGACGGCGAAGTCATCATCGTGGACGAGTTCACCGGCCGCCTGATGCCGGGTCGCCGCTGGAGCGACGGTCTGCACCAAGCCGTGGAGGCGAAGGAAGGGGTCAAGATCGCCAACGAGAACCAGACGCTGGCCTCGGTCACCTTCCAGAACTTCTTCCGCATGTACAAGAAACTGGCCGGCATGACCGGCACCGCCGACACGGAAGCCAGCGAGTTCGCCAAGATCTACAACCTCGACGTGAACGTGATCCCCACCAACCGGCAGATGGTGCGCAAGGACTATGCGGACGTCATCTTCCGGACCGAGAAGGAAAAGTTCGACGCGATCGTGGAGGAAATCAAGGACTGTTACGAGCGAGGCCAGCCGGTGCTGGTCGGCACCATCTCGATCGAGAAGTCCGAGCGCCTCGCGGGCCACCTGAAACGGCACGGCATCAAACACAACGTGCTGAACGCCAAGTACCACGAGAAAGAGGCGGAGATCATCGCCCAGGCGGGCCGCAAGCAGGCCGTGACCATCGCCACCAACATGGCGGGCCGCGGCACGGACATCCTGCTGGGCGGCAACCCGGACTTCCTGTTCAAGCGCATCCTCTACGGAGGCGAGGAGCTGACCGAGGAACGGAAGAAACAAATCTTCGACGAGATCAAAGCCGACTGCGAGCAGGACAAGCAGGCGGTGATGGCCGCAGGCGGCCTGCACATCCTGGGCACCGAACGGCACGAGAGCCGCCGCATCGACAACCAACTCCGCGGCCGCGCCGGTCGCCAGGGCGACCAGGGCTCCTCCCGTTTCTATCTTTCGCTGGAAGACGACCTCCTGCGCATCTTCGCCTCCGAGCGCATCTCCAACCTCATGCTCAAGCTCGGCATGGAGGAGGGGGTGCCCATCGAGCACGGGATGGTCACCAAGGCCATCGAGAACGCGCAGAAGAAAGTCGAGGCGCACAACTTCGAGATCCGCAAACAGCTCCTCGAATACGACGACGTGATGAACAAGCAGCGCGAGGTCATCTACCAGCACCGCCGCGCCATCCTCACCGGCGAGAACCTCTCCGAAGAGGTCGCACAGATGATGGCGGAGGTGATCGGCGGGCTGGTGGACGTCTACTGCCCGGCGGAACAGTATCCGGAGGAATGGGACTTCGCCGGCCTCAGCGAAGCGCTGCAAGCCCAGTTCGGCCTGGACCTGTTCAACCAGCAACCGGATGCGGCCGGCAACGGCGATACCCTGGACCTCAAGACCCTGGGCCGCGAAGCCCTGCTCGACGAACTGCGGGAGCGGGCGGAGCGGGCCTACCAGGCCAAGGAACGGTCGCTCGGATCGGACCTGCTCCGCTACCTGGAGAAGATGCTCCTGCTCCAGGTGATCGACCACCATTGGAAAGACCACCTATTGGGCATGGACCAGCTCCGGGACGGCATCGGCCTGCGGGGCTACGGGCAGAAGGACCCGCTGCTGGAATACAAACGCGAAGGCTTCGACATGTTCTCCGGCATGATGGCGCGCATTCAGTCCGATGCGTTGGAGCGGCTGTTCCGCGTCCAGGCGGTCAAGGGCGAAATGCCCGAGCCCCAGGCGCCGCCTCCGCCGCCGCCGGTCCGCCTGACCCTCAACCGGGGCGAGGAGCCCGTGGCGCCCCAGACCGCCCACCGCACCGCCGACAAGGTCGGCCGCAACGACCCCTGCCCCTGCGGCTCCGGCAAGAAATACAAGAAGTGCCACGGGCAGTAA
- a CDS encoding exo-alpha-sialidase, producing the protein MKTSMMRGIFAGLGFLLAAGATWSVAEEPGSAPAGIVLGAKQTIEHQVKSITAPSLQVDARGTIHLAWMQEDKQEGKEVRSVRYARGQAGGPLGTAVVVNRPEELPYGRQEAPALAVNGDEVFITWALTHPKISPDKPFSSELRLSRSADGGRSFLPSVLVNDDNQVMTHSFDSLHLGHDGVLHIAWIDGREGKKDPGTFVARSADQGHTVTKNLKLDDNTCVCCRTSMATGPDGTLYVAWRKIMEGGVRETVVARSTDGGQTFSPPVVVGNDRWVYLGCPHRPASIGADRQGRLYVAWYTEGEDETPAVYVAMSDDQGRTFAPKRALNVSKGTFPDHPQMAVDGAGRIVAVWEEQSPVRREVVMSYSLDRGRTFSRPQKLNDKKGQSPTVSMNEQGLAAFAWLEHAMTGHKMILQTLQLPHGQVTQQLLN; encoded by the coding sequence ATGAAAACATCGATGATGCGGGGCATATTCGCGGGGTTGGGCTTTCTGCTGGCTGCGGGCGCAACCTGGTCCGTGGCGGAAGAGCCGGGCTCCGCGCCGGCCGGCATCGTCTTGGGAGCCAAACAGACGATCGAGCATCAGGTCAAAAGCATCACCGCGCCGTCGTTGCAGGTGGATGCGCGGGGCACGATCCATCTGGCCTGGATGCAGGAAGACAAGCAGGAAGGAAAAGAGGTCCGCTCGGTGCGGTATGCTCGCGGTCAGGCCGGCGGTCCTCTGGGGACGGCGGTCGTCGTCAACCGGCCTGAGGAATTGCCGTACGGGCGGCAGGAAGCCCCGGCCCTCGCGGTCAACGGCGATGAAGTCTTTATCACCTGGGCGCTGACGCATCCGAAAATCAGCCCCGACAAGCCCTTCAGCAGCGAGTTGCGGTTGAGCCGATCCGCCGACGGAGGCCGGTCCTTCTTGCCGTCGGTGTTGGTCAATGACGACAACCAGGTGATGACCCACAGTTTCGATTCGCTGCACCTCGGCCACGACGGCGTGCTGCACATCGCTTGGATCGACGGCCGGGAAGGGAAGAAGGACCCAGGCACCTTTGTCGCCCGCTCTGCCGACCAGGGACACACCGTTACGAAGAATCTGAAGCTGGACGACAATACCTGCGTCTGTTGCCGGACTTCCATGGCGACCGGACCGGACGGGACGCTCTACGTGGCCTGGCGCAAGATCATGGAGGGGGGCGTGCGGGAGACCGTCGTGGCTCGGTCCACCGACGGAGGGCAGACCTTTTCGCCGCCCGTCGTCGTCGGGAACGATCGGTGGGTCTACCTCGGTTGTCCGCATCGCCCCGCGTCGATCGGAGCGGATCGTCAGGGCCGGCTCTACGTCGCTTGGTATACCGAGGGCGAAGACGAGACGCCAGCCGTCTATGTGGCCATGTCGGACGATCAAGGCCGGACCTTTGCTCCCAAGCGGGCGTTGAACGTGTCCAAGGGCACCTTCCCCGATCACCCTCAGATGGCGGTGGATGGAGCGGGCCGCATCGTGGCCGTCTGGGAGGAGCAGTCGCCCGTGAGGCGGGAAGTGGTGATGAGCTACTCCCTGGATCGCGGCCGGACCTTCAGCCGTCCTCAAAAACTGAACGACAAGAAGGGGCAAAGTCCGACTGTCTCGATGAACGAACAGGGCTTGGCGGCCTTCGCCTGGTTGGAACATGCGATGACCGGTCACAAGATGATCCTGCAGACGCTGCAATTGCCGCATGGGCAGGTGACGCAGCAGCTGTTGAACTGA
- a CDS encoding TonB family protein, whose product MHEALTQRASGSFHHAQGWGLSLLIHGLALGVTVLMLGDLTLTPKPEPFKWNVAMVEPPPRQVAQPADAQPKPAQPAKQAPAPKPVERQTTIVQAVPTPQPTPTPVVQRQEPVPPVVERKPEPELKPEIKPEAPSPMPMVAKPVEPLVQHPTHHISTQPAVSHASSEPATMIASAPMVASVASSAPVEAAPPAPAHQAAQESAKEQPAESSSAPVQEAAVHHAPAPSGTGRATKADYGWLGKVLWDRVANLKRYPHLARAKHLEGRVVVRAVIREDGHLAKVDVAESSGHEILDLDAIEIIKRACPLHLRQPLGRPEVVVQVPISYKLQ is encoded by the coding sequence ATGCATGAAGCGCTGACGCAGCGGGCCTCTGGCTCGTTCCACCATGCCCAGGGCTGGGGCCTGTCCCTGCTCATCCACGGATTGGCGCTGGGCGTGACGGTGCTGATGTTGGGCGATTTGACGCTGACGCCGAAGCCGGAGCCGTTCAAGTGGAATGTCGCGATGGTCGAACCGCCGCCGCGACAGGTCGCCCAGCCAGCCGACGCCCAGCCGAAGCCGGCGCAACCGGCCAAGCAGGCTCCGGCGCCGAAACCGGTCGAACGGCAGACGACGATCGTCCAGGCCGTGCCGACGCCACAACCCACACCGACTCCGGTGGTCCAGCGCCAGGAACCGGTCCCGCCGGTCGTCGAAAGAAAGCCGGAACCGGAACTCAAGCCCGAGATCAAGCCGGAGGCGCCTTCGCCGATGCCGATGGTGGCCAAGCCGGTGGAGCCTCTGGTTCAGCACCCGACTCATCACATCAGCACGCAGCCGGCCGTATCCCATGCGTCTTCCGAGCCGGCCACGATGATTGCGTCGGCTCCGATGGTCGCCAGCGTGGCGTCCAGTGCGCCGGTCGAAGCGGCGCCGCCTGCTCCTGCGCATCAAGCGGCCCAGGAGTCCGCCAAGGAACAGCCTGCCGAGTCGTCATCCGCACCGGTTCAAGAGGCTGCCGTTCACCATGCACCGGCCCCCTCCGGCACAGGCCGTGCGACGAAAGCCGATTATGGCTGGCTGGGGAAAGTCTTGTGGGACCGAGTGGCCAACCTGAAACGCTATCCCCATCTGGCCCGCGCCAAACATCTGGAGGGGCGGGTGGTGGTCCGGGCGGTAATCCGGGAAGATGGCCATCTGGCCAAAGTGGACGTGGCGGAAAGCTCCGGCCATGAAATTCTGGACTTGGACGCCATCGAGATCATCAAGCGGGCCTGCCCGCTGCACCTCAGGCAGCCGCTGGGCCGGCCGGAAGTCGTCGTGCAGGTGCCGATCAGTTACAAGCTGCAGTAA
- a CDS encoding type II toxin-antitoxin system HicB family antitoxin gives MSKKFTAVLTKEDTWHVAHCVELGVVSQDNTVEEAQSNLKEAVELYLESFGTEDLPESTGEVMFYPLEVTVGG, from the coding sequence ATGTCTAAGAAATTCACGGCGGTGCTCACCAAGGAAGACACGTGGCACGTCGCTCATTGCGTCGAACTGGGCGTGGTGAGCCAGGACAACACGGTTGAAGAAGCCCAAAGTAACCTCAAAGAGGCCGTCGAACTCTACCTGGAGAGCTTTGGGACAGAGGACCTGCCTGAAAGCACGGGTGAAGTGATGTTCTATCCTCTTGAGGTCACGGTCGGTGGCTAA
- a CDS encoding TlpA family protein disulfide reductase: MGGPHLTAPTAAQCAKSTRRIVRERNPMARYMRILVASFMMALLGQAVFPVEPSWSMGERPPVTGMPAADFTLLDLQGKPQSLGQYRGKVVLLNFWATWCKPCTTEMPAMQACYDKLRDKGFVVLAVNELEDAQKVAEHVKAYGHTFPVLMDKDNRVANMYGVYGLPVSVLIDEQGVVQEYIKGGLLTEPKILEMVERVKTAAHMKTASVR, from the coding sequence ATGGGTGGCCCTCACCTGACGGCGCCGACAGCGGCGCAGTGCGCGAAATCGACACGGAGAATCGTTCGAGAGAGGAATCCCATGGCGCGGTATATGCGGATACTCGTTGCAAGCTTCATGATGGCCCTGCTGGGCCAGGCGGTGTTCCCCGTTGAGCCGTCCTGGAGTATGGGGGAACGGCCACCGGTTACGGGGATGCCGGCGGCGGATTTTACGCTGCTGGATCTCCAGGGCAAGCCCCAGAGCCTGGGCCAGTATCGGGGCAAAGTCGTGTTGCTCAACTTCTGGGCGACGTGGTGTAAACCCTGCACAACCGAAATGCCGGCCATGCAAGCCTGTTATGACAAATTGCGGGACAAGGGCTTTGTTGTTTTGGCCGTGAATGAGTTGGAAGACGCCCAGAAGGTTGCTGAACATGTCAAAGCGTACGGCCACACGTTCCCGGTGCTGATGGACAAGGACAACCGCGTGGCCAACATGTACGGGGTCTATGGTCTCCCTGTGAGCGTGCTGATCGACGAGCAGGGCGTGGTCCAGGAATACATCAAGGGCGGTCTCCTGACCGAGCCAAAGATTCTGGAGATGGTCGAACGGGTAAAGACGGCCGCTCATATGAAGACGGCGTCGGTCCGTTAG
- a CDS encoding type II toxin-antitoxin system HicA family toxin, producing the protein MAALKKDGFEVVRQKGRHVSLRKGAKRTVVPLHDELAQGTLLGILKQCDLSKEALLSLMRQ; encoded by the coding sequence ATCGCAGCGCTCAAGAAGGACGGCTTCGAGGTCGTGAGGCAGAAGGGACGTCATGTGAGTCTTCGAAAGGGAGCCAAGAGAACGGTGGTCCCGCTCCACGATGAGTTGGCACAGGGAACCCTGCTCGGCATTCTGAAACAATGCGACCTTTCAAAGGAAGCCCTGTTGAGCCTGATGAGGCAATAG
- a CDS encoding TlpA family protein disulfide reductase encodes MRRRNNQRPVIGFSGHAGTARWLGLVAGLLVCAFGAAGLSAGETMTDPMAALKISRLGAGSDMPAFSLETLDGRAVASVDLKGKVVLLNFWATWCGPCKDEMPSLEWLRKQFDPADVVVLSVTTDHQREGIRAFMKHLGLALPVLFDEDQEVSGSFMVRGLPTTFLVGKDGRLVGRAVGPRAWDSPEAVALLQGLKEAAR; translated from the coding sequence ATGCGGAGACGAAACAACCAGAGGCCCGTAATCGGATTCTCCGGCCACGCCGGCACGGCTCGTTGGCTCGGGCTGGTGGCGGGCTTGCTGGTCTGTGCGTTCGGCGCCGCAGGGCTGTCGGCCGGCGAGACGATGACCGACCCCATGGCGGCGCTGAAGATCAGCCGACTGGGTGCCGGCAGTGACATGCCGGCCTTCAGCCTGGAAACGCTGGACGGTCGTGCGGTGGCCTCCGTGGACTTAAAAGGAAAGGTCGTGCTCCTCAACTTCTGGGCGACCTGGTGTGGGCCCTGCAAGGACGAAATGCCCTCGCTGGAGTGGCTCCGGAAACAATTCGATCCCGCCGACGTGGTGGTCTTGTCCGTGACCACCGATCACCAACGCGAGGGCATCCGGGCGTTCATGAAACATCTGGGGTTGGCCTTGCCGGTGCTCTTCGACGAAGATCAGGAGGTGTCCGGTTCCTTCATGGTGCGCGGCTTGCCGACGACGTTCCTGGTCGGCAAGGACGGCCGGCTGGTCGGGCGGGCGGTCGGACCTCGGGCCTGGGATAGTCCCGAGGCGGTCGCACTGCTTCAGGGTCTCAAGGAGGCCGCCCGGTGA